The region AGTTGCGGAATATGCGGCATATGCTTGCCAAGCTTGTCACCAACGGATGAATGCCCGGCCACGCACGTCACTTCGAAATATGGATGGGCCGCAAGGATACGGAGGGCCTCGCCTCCTGCATATCCGGTCGCGCCGGCCACAGCTACTGTGTATTTGGCCATGTCTCGTCTCTTTTCATTGACTCACTGAAAACACATTCAGCATACACTTTATGCATTACATTGCATAATTATGCATTCATTTCGTGTCGCATAGTGGTCACTGCGTGACTATGACGATTATTAAAAGACCGGGAAACAGACCGAATCAGGCGGTGATCGATTCGTCTCCTTGCCCTGATCCTGCACCGCCAAACATATTCTGCAACGCCTCGTTATACAGGTCAGCGACGGAAAGTCCATGCATCGCCAACCAAATCACGGCCAAGGTGTACAGCACGTTGATGATTACCGCGGCAAGGGCAAGACCATGCCCTTTCATATGGAGCTTCTTGGTACGCCACATCGAGATCGCGCCGACCAACGCAGGAAGGACCGGCACCGGCATCAGCACGGCAAACACGAGAGACATGATCGCATAGGCATCCCAATGGCCGTATGCGGGATTCTGCCGAGGATCGTTAAGATCCAGATTCGGCAGATAGGGCATATTGCCCCGTTGCGGATATCGGTTCGGATCATACGGATTTGGACCATACGGATTGGCACCGTATGGATTCTGTTGTCCATTCGCACTGTACGGAGGCATCGGCTGCTGCCCATTTGAAGGGTATTGCCCCGTTTGGTATTGCGTATTCTGCTGCCGAAC is a window of Bifidobacterium catenulatum DSM 16992 = JCM 1194 = LMG 11043 DNA encoding:
- a CDS encoding DUF4190 domain-containing protein: MIMNKPEQYQPNNTDERQETADAAPVSSSSDAAAPSQPEYGQISQPEYGAMSSQLPVGYDPYVYGAPEPEPQPADAVRQQNTQYQTGQYPSNGQQPMPPYSANGQQNPYGANPYGPNPYDPNRYPQRGNMPYLPNLDLNDPRQNPAYGHWDAYAIMSLVFAVLMPVPVLPALVGAISMWRTKKLHMKGHGLALAAVIINVLYTLAVIWLAMHGLSVADLYNEALQNMFGGAGSGQGDESITA